In Gemmata obscuriglobus, a single genomic region encodes these proteins:
- a CDS encoding SMI1/KNR4 family protein, producing MGEAEVARIESALGHPLPGEYRDFLRRHADEVRRIKATLPQRAVLWTDADAIIRENLAARQRAAWMTVGEDEEPWPASYLVVGTNGAGDYWFVDRGGAMWGVGFYQHEAHEVEERYGSFEVYLAELRQEARDAQ from the coding sequence ATGGGCGAAGCCGAGGTTGCCCGGATCGAGTCGGCGCTCGGCCATCCGCTGCCCGGCGAGTACCGCGACTTCCTCCGCCGCCACGCTGACGAAGTTCGCCGGATCAAGGCGACCCTCCCGCAACGCGCTGTGCTGTGGACCGACGCGGATGCCATCATCCGAGAGAATTTGGCGGCGCGGCAGCGGGCGGCCTGGATGACCGTTGGTGAGGACGAGGAGCCGTGGCCAGCGAGCTACCTCGTCGTCGGCACCAACGGGGCTGGGGACTACTGGTTCGTGGACCGCGGTGGTGCCATGTGGGGTGTCGGGTTCTACCAACACGAGGCCCACGAGGTCGAGGAGCGGTACGGCAGCTTCGAGGTGTATCTGGCGGAGCTGCGGCAGGAGGCCCGCGACGCCCAATAA
- a CDS encoding IS701 family transposase, with protein MNAPRASAEDYIQFLIATPKVASAAEAARAQPDHPTAPAHDAFTRLLHRLEPDPAALWDEARSSVRPGGAVVLDDSVLDKPFARHMGLVRRCWSGRHRRVVSGIGLVTLLWTDGAALVPCDYRLADPARAETKNDHFRAMLAVAKGRDLSPRVVLFDTWYSGKDNLKAVRALGWHFLTRVRSNRRVNPDRTGNRAIEGCPIGAAGTVVHLEGFGLVKAFRIATGDGGTEHWITNDLDMDEATRAVLAGHAWGIEEYHRGLKQHCHVDRCQVRMSRAQAVHIGLAIRAFLRLEWHRLKSGVSWFAAKTAIVREAVRTYLAAPTYLLTQKSTT; from the coding sequence ATGAACGCACCACGTGCGAGCGCCGAGGACTACATCCAATTCCTGATCGCCACCCCCAAGGTGGCGTCGGCCGCGGAAGCCGCGCGAGCCCAACCGGACCATCCGACGGCGCCCGCGCATGATGCGTTCACCCGACTGCTGCACCGGCTGGAACCGGACCCAGCGGCGTTGTGGGACGAAGCCCGGTCGTCGGTCCGCCCGGGCGGTGCCGTGGTGCTCGACGACTCGGTGCTGGACAAGCCGTTCGCCCGGCACATGGGGCTGGTGCGCCGGTGCTGGTCCGGGCGGCACCGCCGGGTGGTGAGCGGGATCGGGCTGGTGACCCTGCTGTGGACCGACGGGGCCGCCCTGGTACCGTGTGATTACCGGCTCGCCGACCCGGCCCGAGCCGAGACCAAGAACGACCACTTCCGAGCCATGCTGGCGGTCGCCAAGGGACGGGACCTGTCGCCCCGGGTGGTACTGTTCGACACCTGGTACTCGGGCAAGGACAACCTGAAGGCGGTGCGGGCCCTGGGGTGGCACTTCCTGACCCGGGTGCGGAGCAACCGGCGGGTGAACCCGGATCGCACGGGCAATCGGGCCATCGAGGGGTGCCCGATCGGGGCCGCCGGTACGGTGGTGCACCTGGAGGGGTTCGGATTGGTGAAGGCGTTCCGGATCGCCACCGGTGATGGGGGCACGGAGCATTGGATCACCAACGACCTCGACATGGACGAGGCCACTCGTGCGGTTCTGGCCGGGCACGCGTGGGGCATCGAGGAGTATCACCGGGGCCTCAAGCAGCATTGCCACGTGGACCGGTGCCAGGTGCGCATGAGCCGGGCCCAAGCGGTCCACATCGGGCTCGCGATCCGCGCGTTCCTGCGGCTCGAGTGGCACCGGCTCAAGTCCGGCGTCAGTTGGTTCGCGGCCAAGACGGCCATCGTGCGCGAAGCGGTGCGAACCTACCTCGCCGCACCTACATACCTACTTACCCAAAAGTCAACTACGTAA
- a CDS encoding SMI1/KNR4 family protein: MNERLRQLLVAAWHACPEEERHPPAAEGDLRAFEVEFGTIPPAFREYLTVCGGRVGGDGEWIDGLPELADSHRQFRADNEFWHMRGVFIIGWDGGGNPFGIELSSGRVLVEDHDFGGIHEMAPSFPAFLAAGLSPNAEPGAAPDTAG, translated from the coding sequence GTGAACGAGCGACTGCGGCAACTCCTTGTCGCGGCGTGGCACGCCTGCCCTGAGGAGGAACGCCACCCGCCGGCCGCCGAGGGCGACCTGCGGGCGTTCGAGGTCGAGTTCGGGACGATCCCGCCAGCGTTCCGCGAGTACCTGACGGTGTGCGGCGGGCGCGTGGGCGGTGACGGCGAGTGGATCGACGGGCTGCCCGAGTTGGCCGATTCGCACCGCCAGTTCCGAGCGGACAACGAGTTCTGGCACATGCGAGGAGTGTTCATCATCGGTTGGGATGGCGGCGGCAACCCGTTCGGCATCGAGCTCTCGTCCGGGCGAGTGCTGGTCGAGGATCACGACTTTGGCGGCATCCACGAGATGGCCCCTTCGTTCCCCGCGTTCCTGGCCGCCGGGTTATCCCCAAACGCCGAACCCGGCGCTGCACCTGACACCGCCGGCTGA